The DNA region AGTGCATGTAAATTGTGCAATGGCTACTATCCACCATTAGTTACTTAGCACCAAGGCTCCTCAAAACAATACCCAGTTAAATACATAAAGGATATTCAATGTTAGGAAAAGATGGAGGACTGGTATTGCTGCTGCAAAAAGCAAAGGTATAAAGTTAGTATGAAGCCAAAacgtagaaggagatagaagaaggaagaagaagtaGGGACAGGAGAGAGGAACGTAGAAGATGTAGGGTAGGATTTGGGTGGAGTTAAATAATAAAGGGTAAAGGGTAAATTAGaattatgaaatattaagtCAGGACATAATTGGAAAGAGGAATTAGGCAACAATGGGATAACACCAAATCGgttgttacataaaatgagaTTTTTCATTGTTACGTAACGGAATCTAACAATACaatagaatgcgttttaaataacaatcaaaacaaacttaACGATATAATACAATACAACGGGTAACAACGTCCCAAACATAGTGTTAGTCCTTTCCattgtaccaaaaaaaaaatgtattccaaggaaaaaaaaaaaaaaaaaacacatacgACATAGTCATTGTGCCGACTTGCAGATTGCAAGTGCCATTTGCTTCTTACTTCCATTGAACAATCAGCATTTTTTGCTACCATGACAGTAAAATTTGCGGATGATCTGTTCTCATGCACACAGCTCTATTCTTTCGTACGACTAAAAAAGGGGCATTCGAATGTCTTGTAGCAGGACGTAGTTTAGCTGAAAATGAGAATCCCTCTCCCCTGCTAGGTCCTGTCTTGTCTCTACTACCTTGGCTTTTCACTGTTTTGGTCCAACCTTGTCTCACAATTTTTATGACAATTATTGATAACGGCAGGTCGAGTTGTGTAGAACACGACTTTTTTCCCAAAACAGCAATTGCTTTTTCCCAACTTGTGCCTCATGAGCTTGCCCAGTGACGAGGGAGAAAAGATGTTATACCTACTTGTCTTTACAGTCAATATAGTTGTGCAGTgtgttctttgtttttttggttAAGTTAGCCAGGCTCTTAATAAAGAATATCTCTGCCTTTTATATGGAGTATAACTTACTTTGTTACGATCAAAAGCTTACCATCATGCAAAAATTATAGTGATGCAATAACACAACTTTATTTCTTAAGCAAAACTAAACGCAACTTTGTTTCTTAAGCAAGCTGATAGAAAAGCGCAATTTTATTTCTTAACTAAGTCCATCAAAGATGTTGTCATGAATATGAGTACCAATAGTGCAGCTGGTTCTGATGGATTTTCTGGCAAATTCTACCATTGTTGTTGGGATATAATAAAGAAGGATGTTGTAGAATTTGTTCAGTTTTTCATCCTGAAAGGTAAACTGACCAAATTCTTTTCACATACTCTTCTTGTGCTTATCCCTAAAATAGAATGTTGATAATTTCACAGAATTCAGGCCTATTAGTCTTAGCAACTTTACTAGCAAGATCATCACCAAGCTGATGTCTTCAAGGTTGAATCCTATGCTCCCtcttatgatttatgaaaaccaGAGTGGGTTTTGAAAGGCAGGCTCATCACTGAGAACATAAACTAGCCCAAGAAATTGTTcaaaacatcaagaaaaagaacaaaggaGGAAATGTGGTTATTAAGCTTGACATGGCTAAGGCCTATGACAGGATGTCTTGGCCCTTTATCCATGCAGTTTTAAGAAAGTTTGGCTTCTCAGAAGAAGTTGCAAATCTTATTATGGGAATTCTTTCCAATTTATGGTATTCTATCAACATCAATGGCACAAGGAATGGTTTCTTCACCTCTTCCCAAGGCCTAAAACTGGGAGACCCTCTTCCCCCTCTCTTTTTATTATTGGTGCAGAAGTGTTAGCTAGACTTCTTAACAATCTGATTCATAGTGAAAATTTCCTGCCCTTTTCTATGTTAGATACTGGTCCTATTATTAACCATttatcttatgcagataataaatgtttttttcttACTGCCCCTAGCAGGATTAATAAGATTAGGGAAGCTACTGATTTTCTGGATAAGCAATTCCCTTTTGAATATTTGGGATGCCCTATATATATTGGTATGAAAAGAGTTGAATACTTGAGAAGATGCTATCAAAAGTGATCAAAAGACTCAGTGTTTGGCAAAGTAATATGCTTTCTCATGGGGGAAAGATTGTACTGATTAAAATTATATTGCAGTCTTTACCTATCTATACTCTAACTACTTTGAGTCCTCCAAAGGGTACTATTAAGTTGATGGAAAAGCATTTTGCAAGATTTTTCTGGGGATCCAGTAATGACAAGAGGAAATACCATTGGTCCGCTTGGGAGAACCTATGTTTTCCAAAAGAGGAAGGTGGAGTGGGTATTAACAAAATTGTAGATATTTGTGAAACTTTGAATATGAAGAGGTGGTGGAGGTTCAGATGTCAAGACACATTATGTGCCAGATATTGTATAAGAGCCCATTCTGTTTCTAAAGTCTCTGGGTATCTGGTAATTCTCACATTTGGAAAACTTTGACTAAGATTAGAGGAAAAGCTGAGCCTTTCATGAAATGGAGTATTCAGAATGGACAATGCAGTTTTTGGTGGGATAACTGAACAGGATATGGGGCTATTGCTTAATACTGTCCGGATTATGTTTATTCTAGCAGCATCAAAGTTGGAatattcattaataataatgaaTGGGATATTCAGAGATTGCGAGGTATTGTTCCAGAGTGGTTGTGTCATCATATCAGCACCATCAAGATTGGGTCTAATGCAAGGAAGGACTACCTCATATGGGAACCAGCAAATGAtggaatctacaacaacaaaattGCTTGGAATGGCATCAGAGTTCACAGGCCTAAGGATAATTTGATTTCCAAAGCCTGGCATTCTAGTCTCCCTTTTAAATTGTCTTTCCTTACTTGGAGACTCATCAAATGTAAATTACCTTTCACTAATAGCTCTGTTTGCAGGTTTGTAGATATGCCAGTGGATTGCCTGTGTTATATCAATGCTCAGCCTGAAACTATTCAACACTTCTTCTTTGAGAGTGATCCTACAGTATTCCTATGGAATTATTTTGCACGACCTCTGGGAATCAGTTTTCAGATCAAGCCTGCTAAAGTCTTTTTGCGTAGTTGGTGGCAAATAAAGACTAAGAATGAAATTCACAAGATGTTCATCAAAACAGTTCCAATTATCATTTGTTGGGTGATGTGGCCAAAAAGATGTGCATGCAGATATGGGGACCAGAGGAAGTTTTATTTCAGAAGAATGCAGCAATAGATACTATGGTACATTAAAGCAGCAATGGACaaagcatttcccaaatttaaACTGGATCTACAGTGGCATCAACTATGTGAAACTGTGGAAAAGCTTAAGCCAAGAGCAATTATTCAGCAAGTGATATGGGATATGCCACCAATTGGAAGAATCAAAATAAACACTGATGGGAGTTATATTGAGCATACAAACAAAGCTGGAATAGGAGGTATAGCAAGAGATGAAAGGGGAAAACTTATTTATGCTTTTGCAATTCTTGTCAAAGGTAAAAATCACAACATGATTGAAGCCATGGCAATCAGATATCTTTGGAAAATGGATTCAAGATAATGGTTATAGAGACTGTTGTATTGAATCGGACTTATTGATTGTagtggaaatgttgaaaaacaagATCACTAACAATCTGATTATCCAAGATATTGTGGAAGATACAATTGAAAtgatgcaacaacaacaaatcacTGTTAAGCACTGCTATAGAGAGGGGAACCAAGTTGCAGACTTCCTAGCTAAGCATGCTAATACTCTGGATAATCAGCTTATCATCCAGGACTTACAACATTTGTCAAGAGGAGCAATGGGAGCTTACATTTTGGATCAAAGACAGATGCCTAACATAAGGATTAGATATGACATAGCTAACTTTTTTGTGAGCTAAATTGAGTAAATAGCAGTATATATTAGGGAATGTATAGCTACAATTCTCTACAAACTAGAGTGCTTGCAAGATGTGTATGTATATCTGGGGTATGATCTAGCCCTCCCTTATTTTTGTATTTGcataaaatgatataaaacACCCCAGGACACTTATcctgaaaaagttttttttttttaaaaaaaaagaaaaaactaagtCCATCAAACAAGTGTCATGTTCGATCATGATTCTGACTCGAACCATCCACGATCCATCAGCTAAGCATCGCCATACCcaatatcttttttcttctcaacttcaggagccgtttggccatgagaattatttaTTTGTCTCCGGAATaacttttctctttatttcaaaatcagtGTTTGGTACTAAAATTTCCAAATCCAACTTGGAGTGGCCATTCCAAATTTCGGAAAGTGCTCCAAACCTGCTTCTAAACTCCAtcttcataaattccaaataattGTTTTTTCTCTCCTTTGCAAAAAGTGTAACCCAACACACTTCCATCTTTAACTCCAACTTCATAAACtccaaataaaactaaaaatatctggaatctatggccaaacgcctactaaatgtGAGACTTTTTCCGTGCATCTAACATTTTCACCTATTCATGTCTTAATCTAGCTCCAATAGATTATAGAGTAATAATCTTCCTTAATCAGTTATGTACTTcttcaaaagaaaataacatcagtatctcacgttaaagcAAACCCAATAATGATGTCAAATCATCACGGTAATCAGTGCAGCATATTCAACAGGGTCTTAATCACCAGGACATTGCTTAATTCGTCTTCATCTTTGGTTaattatgcatgatttccaaaAGAATTGTCGACATATACAACACATTTTACATCAAAATCCCTAAGATCGTAAGCAATCTTTTGAAGACTAGTCACAGTATATGACAcgagtaaatatctcaaaatatcACTCAATTATGAGGAATTATGTAgtaaaatcattcaattttattttgtatcaataaaatcactcaacttagagtttttctcttataaaatcactcaatcaaatttgtcataaaaaaaaatatgacatgacaaaataaattatttttttatgccATGTAGACATGAATcccacaaataaaataaaattaaaagaagaattttatttctccataaaataaatttaatttttaggtGCTATGAAATGCTATACTAACTTTAAGTAGAAAATATCAAATTTCTCTTCTTAAAGtccttttaatatttttttttggtagataataatttttcttttaaattttatactttGAATGACAtgctttaaaattttaatcacTGATGGTTTTCCAACAGAACTATGAATTCGGCTCCAAATGGATATTTTTTCTCCAATGAGAAGAATTTAATATAAAAACATCCACTTAGAGTTTTACAGCATATATCACCTTGTTACCAATAAATCAacaatacttaaaaaaaaaaaaaaaaaaaaatctcttaagGTGTATACTTCCTTTATTAAGCtattgaaaaaataatgtaTTTGTTTCTCTTAAGCAATAACTATGaaaaattaagggaaaaggaCATTGAGAGCCAGCAAAAAAAAGCCTCAAAAAGGCCCCATTTTAGGCTTAATACCACGAGGTGGCCCTTCGGCCCAAACTAATCACAGGCAGCCTTCAAaaactgtatcattgttgtatacaatgttttcAGAGGCGTGTTCGAGGCGAATCCTGTGGCGAGCCTCGAGGCGGGACGCACCAAAAATGCTCTGGGGCACAAATGAAAGGCGTAGATCCATAGGACGTACGCCCTAGAATTTGGGTTGTAATTCCCGGGGGCAAAAGCGTAAGCCCCGGGCATAAAGGTGTACGCCCCGGGcattaaatttgatttttattattttagaagtatttttgctatatttatactttatgttatcatgttgtagtgatttttcctaaaatatataaataaataaagcaactctcatagaaaataacactgccataaataaatttttttagatGATTATGCCTAAAATTGACACGATAGAGATTTCATCCCACTATGTTTCTGAAACAACTTTATCCATTTTTTGTCATTGCTCTTACACATTTTGCCCTTCTCcttctttgaatatataaataaatgtcAGTGCAAATATTAGTTGAGGTTGGATAGGACTAATAGATTTGTGATGAAGTGAATAATTGATTTCATTTAAAGATTATCTAGGATATTATCAAATTTTTGTGTTGTTAACTTTCTCAAATAATATctataataattctttttacattattctttgttttatttgaatttatttgtagattttaatgaaattttaatgaaaactttacttttgcttatttttagttataaaattataaaattgaagatacATGAGACATGCGTCCCGTAGATCCATCGGACTTACGCCCCGTATCTCGAGGCTTATGCCTCGCCCTGTCATTTGTATAAAACGTCTCGCCTCGCGCCCCCGCCTCTTAAAACCTTTggttgtatataatatgtatcactattgtatatgtatagaaaaaatggtataatatgtgtataattagtatGTAcacattaattatatatttattaaacaGAAATTATAtgttgattatatatttattacattcaaattatacgaacaatgatatattttttatacatatactttAGGGATATATATTCTATACGataatgatacagtttctatacgtGTGATACattttttctatacatatacagtagtgatacatattctatacaacaatgatacagtttctataaGTATGAACATTTTTTGTACATATACAGTggtgatacatattctatacaagaatgatacagtttatatacatatgctcgaattagttgaaaaatggctagaaaatgaaattattttgaaaaggctaaaaaatgaCCTTTAAGATCTTGGGCCACCAGGTGTTAATAGTTTCACCTGGATAGCCATTTGTGTCCTTATCCCAAAAATTAATAGCAGTGTTTGGATAACctaaaaatataacaaaatgacatcttccataaaataaaataaatttttatgcTATGAAAGGCTCTACTcaacttaacaaaaaaaaatgtaaaatcttctccttaatttatttctaatgttttcttgaagtgtggaatATATTTTCTTATCAGTTTTTAAAGATATGGttcttctttaatttattttatttatggggTTCATGTCTACATGacacaaaaaattaatttattttgtcaTGTCATACTTTTTTATGACAAATTTGGCTAACTGATTTTATAATAGAAAAGTCctaagttgagtgattttattgatacaaaataaagtttaatgactttacTATATTGCTCGAatgaccttttgagatatttattCTATATATGACACGGAAATTTCCACGTATCTAGTCCCAGGTGTGTTATTATCATGGTTTGATCCTCTTCTTTTCATGGTGTCTTCTAGTATTTTCCCCGACATAATTCATGTTTATGCCATATTCTGCTCTCGAAGAATGTAGAATAATGCGACTCAAATTATTCCAATTAACATAACAATGTCATTTCATTATCAGAAACAAGACCATTAGAACAGACATAGTATTCAAGAGTCTATGTAAAAGGATCAATAGCACACTTGCAAACACGTGTGCCCATGCCACAATGTAGCATCTCCAATTTGTGGGTCTGGAACCcaacttctcaacttgttcTACACACTACTCACTAAAATCTCAACACAAAATTCCAACCCTTGTATTGTAATTTTCTCTATGCATTCTCTACTGATGCCAGCTTCCTAAGGAAAGATAATGATGAAAAtagtctttccttcttttgattTCTTAGTCCAACGACCATCTGTCATCAGTATTAAAACCTTCTTTTACTACAAGTTTCTCCACAAAAATCTCTTCTGTGTTAAAACTGCTTTGATCTACATTTTCTCTACATAGTTCAACATGAAGGTGAGAAATTATTTCTATATGTGATATAGACTCATAAACCTGCAACTTTTCTAACTTCATCTTTCTTGCAGTTACTTGGTTGGATGCAGTCAAAACTAAAGCAAAAAGGCAATGAGCCAGCAAATAATACTACCATATTAGGTAATCTTTACACTTCTatgtttttcagtttttttgaaTTTCCGCTGGTTGCTCTGTTTGAATTTGGCTTTACACCATAAAGGCTGATAAATAAGTATCCTTTATTATGATCTCCATTTCTCAGGAAATTCCATTACATCTTTCTCACCTCACAAGGTGGTTAAAAGCAATGGAGCAGAAATGGTATTTCAAGAACAACCATCTGATGAAATCTTCCCTGGATTTTTGGCAATTGGTACTCTGGGCAATTATCAGACAACTAATACTGACCCTCCAACTCCAACGTTCCCTATGTCCTTTGAGCATGGTGAAACAGACATAACAGAGAAAGAATTAAAGTTCATTAATGATGAGCTTGAGAAGTTTCTTGAAGAGAAAGTGAAGGAAGTTGCTTATGAATCATCAGAAAGCATCATTACCCTCAGCGACAAACACATGGAAACAGGAGCTACTGAATGTTATGTCAACGTGGAGCAATGTCCACTCCAGAAATATCTTTTCGGCTCTTCAGTTGAATTGCTAGAGATAGAATCGGAGGTAATATTAAATTATGTAACCATCTCATCTATAATATTTACTTAGTTATGTCTTTAGCACATTCCTCACATGCGAACCTGATTTTTTATAAGGAGTGGTATTGAAACTTGAGCCTAGAACCTCTTGTTTTCTCTAATACAATATTGAATTGTGTAACTATCTCATTAAAAGCTTAAGCCGTAACAAGAatcatttatttacttattcatGTCCTCCACAGGTAAAGCAACAAAAGGGTTTCCTAGAAGAGCTCTTTAAGAAGAAAAACATAGTCCAAGAGGGTCATGTAGGaaatgaaggaaaagaaaagaaacaagccAAGGGAAAACATTTAgctcatttcatgaaaaagatgCTGCGGAACCTCCAGTACAAATCAAATAGCTCTACTACAGTTTCTTCCAAAGGAAATATCACTGGATCTGTTAACAAGAGGAAACTCCCTCAGGTTAGTAGTTGTACCTTAAGGTAAAGAGGTATCAAAATTTGATACTTGAAAATTAAGTTCATAGGAAAGGATTGCTAATATTTGTAATCAAAGATAAATATACTGGACCACCATATAATTAACACTTGAAACCAATCATATCACTTTTTGAGTTACTTGTCAGGTGTTATTCTCAATAGTTTAAGTTTCTGGACTACTAAGTATATACTCTTTTTATAGCCTTCTTTTTAATTAAGTATTTTCCTGATAACATTCTTTGAGTATAAGATGAGTGGTTTTATTTGGGAGTTGTACTTACTAATCAGCAGAAGGGTTTTATTAGAGGAAGTTTAATGACAatcatttcttttgatttctcttTCCTGTTAGTTTTTCCAATTTTATTTTCCCATCTTGAGTATCTTAACAGTAAATTAAATCGAACTAAATGCCTACCTATGAAGAAATTTTTGATAAGAGGTCTTCACATACATGCAAACTAGAATTAATCAACAGTATTTTTTAGTGATATCTAAGTAGTACGTAATTTATATCATATTTGCAATAAAAATGAGCATAATCATTGCTGTTAGTTCAAAAAGCAGGAAAAAAATGACGTCAATGAGTTCATCCAGAGGAAAtaacttttgattttttatgtAGGTCCTTAAAATGTTTCACAGGAAAGTTCATCCTGTGAATGAGAACAATCTACAAGATAATGAGACTAGCAATATTTCCGCATGCAAGGCTGGTAATCTGGGAGCAATCAGTGAAGTGAACGCAAAATTTTATCCAGCTGCAACTCCAAAGAAGGAAGTAATAAGCAGAGAGCGCTGGATTAAAACAGAGAGTGATTGTAAGTAAAACAGCATTACACTCAATCTCTTTTGTTGTCTGTTAAAAACATttatctaactttttttttttttttttcatttttgcaaATATAGACTTGGTGCTGGAGCTGTAGATGGCAAAATCTTGCAGAAAGAGTATATAATTATGTCCAAGTGTGAGCGTAATGTTAATATAAAGAATAAAGGAAGACCTTCATTCTTTGTGCTACTGATGTGTGGGATAAACGAGCTGTATTCATTAAGATTGATGCATTGTTGTGCGAAGAATTGTTAAGAAAGTAATATTGTCTGCTaagaatatttttccttttattttccaaGCACTGAAATTCTTAAATGATGCGTGAAGGTGTAATGTGTGTCCCTGTTGCATGAGCGATATGGAAATGATCGAGTAAGGTGTTTCTTTAGCTaagaattttactttttttagtTTGCATGATCCAATCATTGACATGCCACTAGCTTATTTGTGTCTACAGGGACCGAAAAATATGGAGTAACAAAAATCCACTAGCAGAACTTGTTGATTGTGTTATTTGTCAAAAGTGGGTCCTTGTGTTATATGTTTCCTCTATTCCAAATCGAATGCGGTGTGTTATTTTTACACTTTTTACATCTACTTGATCATTTTATTACTTGGTGGGCAAGTATGCTTTCTCTGCGGTTATTAAGAGTAAAATCCATATACGATTAATTGCTCCTGATAGTTGTTGGGTTAAAGTTGATAATATTTATATAG from Lycium ferocissimum isolate CSIRO_LF1 chromosome 2, AGI_CSIRO_Lferr_CH_V1, whole genome shotgun sequence includes:
- the LOC132047333 gene encoding protein LAZY 1-like; translation: MKLLGWMQSKLKQKGNEPANNTTILGNSITSFSPHKVVKSNGAEMVFQEQPSDEIFPGFLAIGTLGNYQTTNTDPPTPTFPMSFEHGETDITEKELKFINDELEKFLEEKVKEVAYESSESIITLSDKHMETGATECYVNVEQCPLQKYLFGSSVELLEIESEVKQQKGFLEELFKKKNIVQEGHVGNEGKEKKQAKGKHLAHFMKKMLRNLQYKSNSSTTVSSKGNITGSVNKRKLPQVLKMFHRKVHPVNENNLQDNETSNISACKAGNLGAISEVNAKFYPAATPKKEVISRERWIKTESDYLVLEL